A stretch of Paenibacillus peoriae DNA encodes these proteins:
- a CDS encoding amino acid permease, with amino-acid sequence MKSNEPTLHKKLLPRHITFMAMGGVIGTGIFKGSTETISLAGPGVILSYVFAGLLLLVVMGAIAEMATVYPNMNMKDFIRKAFGERLSFIIGWLYCFMWLAVCIIEVIAAGSFLQYWLPDVPLWVLSLVSAAFIIVVNMLSVGGFGELEFWLAGIKIAMIIIFIALGGCILFGIIPTETPPYLSNYAQHGGFLPNGWLAIFSALLVVTFSYGGSELIGLTLTETENPEKVLPRVVKSFILRVVLFYTLPILIICGLIPWNQLDANTSPFVQVLSSVGLQGSAHVMNFILITAVLSAANSGIYGATRMLHSLAVNGEGPKSLARLSSNGVPVNSLKLCAVILIVGSMVAYIAQDGLFRILMAVPGFVVLLVWSCICLSQLKLRKSYPVEPTFKIWGFPYVTAITVGCLWIIAVLFLLDPQNRISISVCVAFMVFLVIWSLVKFRRKQA; translated from the coding sequence TTGAAATCAAATGAACCCACTTTGCACAAAAAGCTGCTCCCACGGCATATTACCTTTATGGCTATGGGCGGAGTCATCGGGACGGGTATTTTTAAAGGAAGCACCGAAACGATTAGCTTGGCGGGACCAGGAGTTATTTTATCCTATGTCTTCGCAGGACTCCTGCTCTTGGTCGTTATGGGCGCAATTGCCGAGATGGCTACCGTCTATCCCAACATGAATATGAAGGATTTTATTCGCAAAGCTTTTGGAGAACGACTGTCCTTTATTATCGGCTGGTTGTATTGCTTCATGTGGCTGGCCGTCTGTATCATTGAGGTCATTGCTGCGGGTAGCTTCCTGCAATATTGGTTGCCAGATGTCCCTCTATGGGTACTCAGTTTAGTCAGTGCGGCTTTCATTATTGTCGTCAACATGCTGAGTGTCGGCGGATTTGGGGAACTGGAATTTTGGCTTGCAGGTATTAAGATTGCCATGATTATTATCTTCATCGCCTTAGGTGGCTGTATACTGTTCGGGATTATTCCCACTGAAACTCCACCTTATCTAAGCAACTACGCGCAGCACGGCGGATTTCTACCCAATGGCTGGTTGGCTATCTTTTCAGCGCTGCTGGTCGTAACCTTTTCATACGGAGGGTCCGAGCTGATTGGACTGACGTTGACGGAAACAGAAAATCCGGAAAAAGTACTGCCTAGAGTGGTTAAAAGCTTTATTCTTCGCGTTGTTTTGTTCTATACGTTGCCAATTCTCATCATTTGTGGCTTGATTCCCTGGAACCAACTGGATGCGAATACCAGCCCGTTTGTACAGGTATTGTCTTCTGTAGGGCTTCAAGGCTCGGCTCATGTCATGAACTTTATTCTGATCACTGCTGTACTGTCTGCCGCCAATTCGGGAATTTATGGGGCTACACGTATGCTCCATTCGCTGGCTGTCAATGGAGAAGGCCCCAAGTCACTTGCCCGCCTGTCTTCCAATGGGGTTCCAGTGAATAGTCTCAAATTGTGTGCTGTAATCCTGATTGTCGGTTCCATGGTTGCTTATATCGCTCAGGACGGGCTTTTCCGTATTTTGATGGCTGTGCCGGGCTTCGTCGTGCTGCTCGTCTGGAGCTGCATTTGTCTGTCCCAATTGAAATTGCGCAAATCTTATCCAGTGGAGCCTACTTTCAAGATATGGGGATTCCCTTATGTAACGGCGATTACAGTGGGATGCCTATGGATAATCGCGGTTCTATTCTTGCTTGACCCGCAAAATCGCATCAGCATTAGCGTGTGCGTGGCTTTCATGGTATTTCTGGTCATTTGGTCTTTGGTGAAGTTCCGGAGAAAGCAGGCGTAA
- a CDS encoding AraC family transcriptional regulator — MGATKIEGSTMEKQAELARLIERFSNQDGVLTTAIPSLHFVRSSNTTVPVHQVHEPALCIVAQGRKVVMLAEESYHYGTSDYLVVSVDLPISGQVIQASSEAPYLCLRLNFDPHQVLDLIKESAFPTSPMPDSRRGLYVSQTNSLLLDAVVRLVHLLENPQDVPVLAPLVIREILYRILQGNQGESLKQLVMAGSHSNRIAEVIKRIKQDYDKPLRIEELSKLANMSPSSLHRHFKEVTAMSPMQYQKQLRLQESRRLLLSESADAADVGFQVGYESPSQFSREYARLFGLPPISDIKRLRSDQDHQTT, encoded by the coding sequence ATGGGGGCAACCAAAATAGAGGGTTCTACCATGGAAAAACAAGCCGAATTGGCAAGGCTTATAGAACGATTTTCAAATCAGGACGGAGTTCTCACTACAGCCATACCTTCGCTTCACTTCGTCCGAAGTTCAAATACAACCGTTCCGGTACATCAAGTCCATGAACCTGCCTTATGTATTGTGGCACAAGGCAGAAAAGTCGTGATGCTCGCAGAGGAAAGCTACCATTACGGCACATCCGACTACCTTGTTGTGTCGGTGGATTTGCCGATCTCGGGGCAGGTCATCCAAGCGTCATCAGAAGCTCCTTATTTGTGCCTCCGGCTCAATTTTGATCCGCATCAGGTTTTGGACCTGATCAAGGAATCTGCTTTTCCCACAAGCCCCATGCCTGATTCCAGACGAGGCTTGTATGTAAGTCAAACCAACTCACTACTGCTGGATGCCGTGGTAAGGCTAGTGCATCTTTTGGAAAACCCGCAAGATGTTCCGGTGCTTGCTCCATTAGTCATTCGTGAGATACTGTATAGGATTTTACAGGGTAATCAGGGGGAATCCTTAAAACAACTGGTCATGGCCGGTAGCCATTCCAACCGAATTGCAGAAGTCATAAAGCGGATTAAGCAGGATTATGATAAGCCGTTGCGTATTGAGGAATTGTCCAAACTAGCGAATATGAGTCCTTCGTCACTACATCGTCATTTTAAAGAGGTTACGGCTATGAGCCCCATGCAATATCAAAAACAATTACGTCTACAAGAGTCCCGCCGCCTGTTGTTATCCGAGTCAGCGGATGCGGCAGATGTAGGTTTTCAGGTAGGTTACGAGAGTCCCTCACAATTCAGCCGCGAATACGCCCGCTTGTTCGGCCTGCCTCCAATTAGTGATATCAAACGCTTGCGCTCGGATCAGGATCACCAGACCACTTGA
- a CDS encoding AraC family transcriptional regulator, producing the protein MKQDRKKQTGSHTGTSKEHEADELNELLSLWLHSSIRVMDVRHIRLEPEELLQPYRLPAQAFVFVLQGSVRLDGDWKDTPHSGYVLHGSKGFVLNMKPSQCGIEYILVLYKATSLSGHTVYNHPSIAHGFVPPYPVILYQKLQLLKYAWQDQEALSKIQAQGRFYDFAYECMRQLQEPKARTSARGIVTQAIRFMQDCYAESITLERLAGLLECSPRHLTRLFKKQTDCSPITYLIQLRMDKAKELLRKTDATLQDIAVSVGYPDVYFFSRAFKKYTAVSPVHYRDSLYSSAFVRDTCLDNPLSMSECSIDSISGALHTGIEDNNHYQNYDEGILRMNRNAKHSMAFILLLSFTLLLSACSDTSSPTATDGASQGNNNTSAEPTSQERVLKDALGHEVKIPAQPQRVIASYLEDHLVALGVKPVAQWSVGKNSVQAYLQKELKDVPTIASDLPFEAVLNFKPDLIIMDSASMVEGDKYNQYSKIAPTYVVGSNMNNDWRQELLTVGEVLNKSNEAKQALSNYDKKAAEAKAKLSQTVGQKTAAALWVTDKNVYVVNQNLSSGDVLYKDLGFKIPQVVQEISKTAKANWSNLSLEKLAELDADYVFIVNSKNVSKEDIVKDPVWAGIPAVKEGHVYDFGKDSSWLYTGTIANSQMIDDVLKNVTK; encoded by the coding sequence GTGAAGCAGGACCGGAAAAAGCAGACAGGTTCCCACACCGGGACGAGTAAGGAGCATGAGGCTGACGAGCTGAACGAGCTGCTGTCCTTATGGCTCCACTCGTCGATCCGTGTCATGGATGTCCGGCATATTCGACTGGAGCCAGAAGAGTTGCTTCAACCGTATCGTCTTCCAGCGCAGGCTTTTGTATTTGTATTGCAGGGTAGCGTGCGTTTGGATGGTGATTGGAAGGATACGCCACATTCAGGGTACGTACTGCATGGCAGCAAAGGCTTTGTACTGAATATGAAACCCTCGCAATGCGGGATTGAATATATCCTTGTACTATATAAAGCGACTTCACTATCGGGACATACGGTGTATAATCATCCTTCGATAGCTCATGGTTTTGTACCGCCTTATCCGGTTATACTGTATCAAAAGCTTCAACTACTGAAGTACGCATGGCAGGATCAAGAGGCGCTATCCAAGATTCAGGCTCAGGGTCGGTTCTATGATTTTGCATATGAATGTATGAGGCAATTGCAGGAACCGAAGGCTCGAACTTCTGCGCGGGGTATCGTGACACAGGCCATTCGATTTATGCAGGATTGTTACGCGGAGTCCATTACGCTGGAACGTTTGGCCGGATTATTGGAATGTAGTCCGCGGCACCTGACCCGGTTATTTAAAAAACAAACAGACTGTAGCCCGATTACGTACTTGATTCAACTGCGAATGGACAAGGCGAAGGAGCTTTTGCGGAAGACGGATGCCACTTTACAGGATATTGCTGTCAGTGTGGGGTACCCGGATGTCTATTTCTTTAGCCGGGCATTCAAAAAATATACGGCTGTATCCCCGGTTCATTACCGGGACAGCCTGTATTCATCTGCTTTTGTGAGAGATACCTGTCTGGATAATCCATTAAGCATGTCCGAATGTTCCATTGATTCGATAAGTGGCGCCCTGCATACTGGTATTGAGGATAATAATCATTATCAAAATTATGATGAAGGGATTTTACGAATGAATAGAAACGCAAAGCATTCCATGGCATTTATTTTATTGCTTAGTTTTACCCTGCTGCTCAGCGCGTGCTCAGACACATCCAGTCCTACGGCAACCGATGGTGCTTCGCAAGGGAACAATAATACATCAGCGGAACCAACATCACAGGAAAGGGTGCTGAAGGATGCACTCGGGCATGAGGTGAAGATTCCGGCTCAGCCTCAACGTGTGATCGCTTCTTATCTGGAGGATCATCTGGTGGCGTTGGGTGTTAAACCGGTAGCCCAATGGTCGGTGGGTAAAAATTCAGTTCAAGCTTACCTGCAAAAAGAACTGAAGGATGTTCCTACCATCGCTTCAGATCTTCCGTTTGAGGCGGTTCTGAACTTCAAGCCTGATTTGATCATTATGGACAGTGCGAGCATGGTGGAAGGCGACAAATATAATCAATACTCTAAAATTGCTCCAACCTACGTGGTAGGCAGTAATATGAACAATGATTGGCGTCAAGAACTGCTGACCGTGGGTGAGGTGCTGAATAAGAGCAATGAAGCGAAGCAGGCATTGAGCAACTACGACAAAAAAGCAGCAGAGGCTAAAGCCAAGCTGAGTCAGACGGTGGGACAAAAAACTGCGGCGGCATTATGGGTAACGGATAAAAACGTGTATGTCGTAAACCAGAATCTATCCAGCGGTGATGTATTGTATAAGGATTTGGGATTCAAGATTCCACAAGTCGTACAGGAGATTTCCAAAACGGCTAAGGCGAACTGGAGTAATTTATCGCTGGAGAAGCTGGCCGAGCTGGATGCGGATTATGTCTTTATCGTGAACAGCAAAAACGTAAGTAAAGAAGATATTGTAAAAGATCCTGTATGGGCGGGAATTCCAGCCGTTAAAGAAGGCCATGTATACGATTTTGGCAAGGATTCCAGCTGGTTGTATACAGGTACAATTGCAAATAGTCAAATGATTGACGATGTTCTGAAAAATGTAACTAAGTAA
- a CDS encoding VWA domain-containing protein, with protein MSGPNVALSTGANAPFGKEDTVRVTITWKHAPAELDVSCFMVGADGKVSSDDYFIFYNQPADPHGHVRLQRPNDRTTEFTVALQELERTGVEKCVFAATLDGPGTFADVVGCSVTAQGKQSHITYSITEATSETSLVLAEVYRHTSGFKLRAVGRGFNGGLKPLAEAHGVTVEETESPVDTVQMNIPTSAILSAVGAKAGGKETAPINARINLHKQNVQFSLKKKKIDREKARVAVVFDASISMFKLYTGGTVQKACERVLAVAACMDDDGEMDVWFFADKAKRAPSVTERNFENYIHRNYAEPSEDSELGWGNNEPEVMKDIILKYTKEDPNDMIPTYIIFFSDGGIYEQKKIEQLLIKSSSTPIFWQFVGLGKADYGILRKLDKMRGRVVDNADFFALDDIDSVTDAELYDRLLNEFPSWLKQVRAKGILRS; from the coding sequence ATGAGCGGTCCCAACGTTGCATTGAGTACAGGAGCTAATGCACCATTCGGTAAGGAAGATACAGTGCGGGTCACCATTACATGGAAGCATGCACCTGCCGAACTGGATGTTAGCTGTTTTATGGTAGGAGCAGACGGAAAGGTTTCCTCAGATGACTATTTCATTTTTTACAATCAACCCGCTGACCCGCACGGCCATGTACGGTTACAGCGTCCAAATGACAGAACCACTGAGTTTACTGTAGCGCTCCAGGAACTGGAACGAACCGGGGTGGAAAAATGTGTGTTTGCGGCCACACTGGACGGCCCAGGTACTTTTGCCGATGTGGTCGGCTGCTCAGTTACTGCTCAAGGCAAGCAATCCCATATCACCTACAGCATCACCGAAGCCACCAGTGAGACATCGCTTGTGCTGGCAGAAGTGTATCGTCATACGTCTGGCTTCAAGCTTCGCGCAGTTGGGCGTGGTTTCAACGGAGGACTAAAGCCGCTTGCCGAAGCTCATGGTGTGACCGTGGAGGAAACGGAATCGCCAGTGGATACCGTTCAGATGAACATCCCTACATCGGCGATCTTAAGCGCGGTAGGTGCTAAAGCTGGCGGAAAAGAGACTGCCCCCATTAACGCAAGAATTAATCTGCACAAGCAGAATGTACAATTTTCACTGAAAAAGAAAAAAATAGACCGTGAAAAAGCACGTGTAGCGGTTGTATTCGATGCTTCTATTTCTATGTTCAAATTGTACACGGGTGGGACTGTGCAAAAAGCCTGCGAACGTGTGTTGGCTGTAGCCGCCTGTATGGATGACGATGGTGAAATGGATGTATGGTTTTTTGCGGACAAAGCCAAACGTGCTCCAAGCGTCACAGAGAGGAATTTCGAGAATTACATTCATAGGAATTATGCTGAGCCTAGTGAAGATAGTGAGCTGGGGTGGGGCAATAACGAGCCAGAAGTCATGAAGGATATCATACTTAAATACACAAAAGAAGATCCCAACGACATGATCCCGACCTACATTATCTTTTTTAGTGATGGAGGTATTTATGAACAAAAAAAAATAGAACAGCTGCTGATTAAAAGCTCAAGCACTCCGATTTTCTGGCAATTTGTAGGTCTTGGTAAAGCCGATTACGGAATTCTTCGAAAGTTGGATAAGATGCGCGGCCGCGTAGTAGATAATGCAGATTTCTTTGCCTTGGATGACATTGACTCCGTGACAGATGCAGAATTGTACGACCGTCTGCTGAATGAGTTTCCTAGTTGGCTCAAGCAAGTACGGGCTAAAGGAATATTGCGGAGCTAG
- a CDS encoding 2,3-butanediol dehydrogenase, producing MQALRWHGVKDLRLENIEQPAALAGKVKIKVEWCGICGSDLHEYVAGPIFIPQDAQHPLTGEKAPIVMGHEFSGQVVEIGEGVTKIQVGDRVVVEPVFACGECDACKQGKYNLCDKMGFLGLAGGGGGFSEYVAADEHMVHKIPESVSFEQGALVEPSAVALYAVRQSQLKVGDKAVVFGAGPIGLLVIEALKASGASEIYAVELSEERKAKAEELGAIVLDPKTYDVVQELHKRTNGGVDVAYEVTGVPPVLTQAIESTKISGQIMIVSIFEKEAPIKPNNIVMKERNLTGIIGYRDVFPAVISLMEKGYFPADKLVTKRIKLEEVIEQGFEGLLKEKNQVKILVSPQA from the coding sequence ATGCAAGCATTGAGATGGCATGGAGTAAAAGACTTACGATTGGAAAACATTGAGCAACCCGCCGCTCTGGCAGGAAAAGTAAAAATCAAAGTAGAATGGTGTGGCATTTGCGGAAGTGATCTTCACGAATATGTAGCAGGACCAATCTTTATTCCCCAAGATGCTCAGCATCCATTGACTGGCGAAAAAGCGCCGATCGTAATGGGACATGAATTCTCTGGACAAGTCGTCGAAATCGGCGAAGGTGTAACCAAGATTCAGGTTGGCGACCGTGTCGTTGTAGAACCGGTTTTTGCATGTGGAGAATGTGATGCATGTAAACAAGGCAAATATAATCTTTGCGATAAAATGGGCTTCCTCGGTCTGGCAGGCGGCGGCGGTGGATTTTCTGAATATGTCGCAGCTGACGAGCACATGGTTCACAAAATTCCAGAAAGCGTATCTTTCGAGCAAGGCGCATTGGTAGAGCCTTCGGCCGTTGCTTTGTATGCTGTTCGTCAAAGCCAACTGAAAGTCGGCGATAAAGCTGTAGTATTTGGCGCTGGTCCTATCGGATTGCTGGTTATTGAAGCGTTGAAAGCTTCGGGCGCATCTGAGATTTATGCAGTAGAGCTTTCTGAGGAGCGTAAAGCTAAAGCTGAAGAGTTGGGTGCTATTGTGCTTGATCCTAAGACTTATGATGTGGTGCAAGAGCTGCACAAACGGACCAACGGTGGCGTAGATGTAGCCTATGAAGTCACTGGAGTACCTCCTGTGCTGACTCAAGCTATTGAATCTACTAAAATCAGCGGACAAATCATGATCGTCAGCATTTTTGAAAAAGAAGCTCCGATTAAACCGAACAATATTGTCATGAAGGAACGCAATTTGACGGGTATTATCGGCTACCGTGATGTATTCCCGGCTGTTATCAGCCTGATGGAAAAAGGATATTTCCCAGCCGACAAGCTGGTTACCAAACGCATTAAGCTCGAAGAAGTGATTGAGCAAGGTTTTGAAGGACTCCTGAAAGAGAAAAATCAGGTTAAAATCCTGGTATCTCCGCAAGCTTAA
- a CDS encoding LacI family DNA-binding transcriptional regulator, with protein MTDQKKVTIEDVAKRAGVGIATVSRAINDSEGISPRTKALILQVIEEMGFTPNTSAQSLKVRQTRQIALAVPDIRNAIIPEIAWSVEQAAKQHGYRVVQINTAGNARMELETVREVKKLHVDGLIIMPLAYPKMLVDLINKASVPVSIINYGKKLGEDVKADIVSLARQEGRLVMEHLLKIGRTRIAYAGAAKDKIEERYFAYEQSLQHVDPSLVYFGDDFSFETGLRAADYFYSLKHMPDAIYAVNDMVAIGIVNRFKDLGVKVPDEVAVVGIDNNLWAMVTTPQISSVSIMGEEVARLAAELLLKRIQEQTPGDYERVQFEPRLIVRESSVSVIRKPTVGRDA; from the coding sequence GTGACAGATCAAAAGAAAGTAACCATAGAGGATGTAGCCAAGCGGGCAGGAGTCGGTATTGCGACTGTCTCCAGAGCTATTAACGATAGTGAGGGCATCAGCCCGAGAACGAAAGCCTTGATTTTGCAAGTGATTGAAGAGATGGGGTTTACGCCCAACACCTCGGCTCAGAGCTTGAAAGTGCGTCAGACACGACAAATCGCGCTGGCCGTGCCGGACATTCGTAACGCGATTATTCCAGAAATCGCTTGGTCCGTAGAGCAGGCCGCCAAGCAGCATGGTTACCGTGTCGTGCAAATCAATACCGCCGGGAATGCCAGAATGGAGCTTGAAACAGTTCGTGAGGTCAAGAAGCTGCATGTCGACGGGCTCATCATTATGCCGCTGGCGTATCCGAAAATGTTGGTAGATCTGATTAACAAAGCTAGCGTTCCCGTGTCCATTATTAACTATGGCAAGAAGCTGGGCGAAGATGTCAAAGCGGATATCGTCAGTCTGGCCCGGCAAGAGGGAAGACTCGTGATGGAGCATTTGCTTAAAATCGGCAGAACAAGAATTGCCTATGCAGGCGCTGCGAAGGACAAAATCGAGGAAAGATACTTCGCTTATGAGCAGTCTCTCCAGCATGTGGACCCTTCACTCGTTTATTTTGGTGATGATTTCTCCTTTGAGACAGGGTTGCGTGCTGCCGATTATTTTTACAGCTTGAAACATATGCCGGATGCTATTTATGCGGTTAATGATATGGTGGCGATAGGGATCGTCAATCGATTTAAGGATTTGGGCGTAAAAGTGCCGGATGAGGTTGCTGTAGTTGGTATTGATAACAATCTGTGGGCTATGGTAACGACTCCTCAGATCAGCTCAGTTTCCATCATGGGGGAAGAGGTGGCACGATTGGCTGCGGAGCTGCTGCTCAAGCGGATTCAGGAACAGACACCTGGGGATTATGAGCGTGTGCAATTCGAGCCTCGTCTGATCGTGAGGGAATCGAGCGTCTCCGTGATCCGTAAGCCTACGGTGGGACGTGACGCGTAA
- a CDS encoding VanZ family protein, protein MIQSYLFPVSYAFLAFPFAALLFTLPFLIVQYRRHGYIHKARAWLLYLMLLYLMNAFFLVILPLPASRHNAALTGGALQLMPLQFVQDIIRETSVSPAHPSSYVHLLKERAFLQVVFNVVMTMPFGMFLRYYFRARWGWCLILSFTLSLFFEVTQLTGLYGFFDHAYRVFDVDDLMANTLGGMLGFLLGEWFSRFLPRLEHLDKHLDITTKRVSYTRRGVAFFVDSIVWTGLLGIMESLHVPAAFWVSSGVYFMVVPYLTNGRTPGKWLVRIHLVGTGQRISLWGLIKRYSVLYWLYFGLNYVLGGPVLWSQVSPWVSVLISLLLLVMNGWFFFHLVIRLFQKAPLFYEELSHTSHQIIWPKHYHHPQNDTADSAETPGANTVK, encoded by the coding sequence ATGATTCAATCGTACTTATTTCCTGTTTCATATGCCTTTCTTGCGTTTCCTTTTGCTGCGTTATTGTTCACACTGCCTTTCCTAATCGTGCAATATCGCAGGCATGGCTATATTCACAAGGCTAGAGCATGGCTGCTTTACCTGATGCTTTTATACTTGATGAACGCCTTCTTTCTGGTCATATTACCGCTTCCGGCATCGCGTCATAATGCTGCATTAACCGGGGGAGCGTTGCAGTTAATGCCCTTGCAGTTCGTTCAAGACATTATAAGAGAAACATCCGTCTCACCCGCTCATCCCTCCAGCTATGTTCATTTGCTGAAGGAGCGTGCCTTTCTACAAGTCGTTTTTAACGTTGTGATGACCATGCCTTTCGGTATGTTCTTACGTTATTATTTCCGTGCACGATGGGGATGGTGTCTGATTCTGTCTTTCACCCTGTCCCTCTTCTTTGAGGTGACACAGCTGACAGGATTATATGGATTTTTTGACCATGCGTATCGTGTATTCGATGTGGACGATCTAATGGCTAATACATTGGGCGGTATGTTAGGCTTTCTATTAGGCGAATGGTTTTCACGCTTCCTGCCTCGCTTGGAGCATCTGGACAAGCATTTGGACATTACGACCAAACGGGTGTCCTATACCCGACGGGGTGTAGCCTTTTTCGTGGATTCTATCGTTTGGACCGGGCTACTCGGCATCATGGAGTCCCTGCATGTGCCTGCTGCCTTCTGGGTTTCCAGTGGGGTCTACTTTATGGTGGTCCCTTACCTGACGAATGGACGAACGCCAGGGAAATGGCTGGTGCGTATTCATCTTGTAGGGACAGGACAACGGATTTCCCTGTGGGGGCTCATCAAGCGTTACAGTGTCTTGTATTGGTTGTATTTTGGACTTAATTACGTACTGGGCGGACCCGTGCTGTGGTCTCAAGTCTCTCCATGGGTAAGTGTTCTGATCAGCCTTTTGTTGTTGGTGATGAATGGATGGTTCTTTTTCCATCTGGTCATACGTCTATTCCAGAAAGCTCCGTTATTTTATGAGGAGCTTAGCCATACTTCGCACCAAATTATATGGCCCAAGCACTATCATCATCCTCAGAATGACACCGCTGATTCGGCAGAGACGCCGGGAGCAAATACCGTGAAATGA